From Leifsonia sp. fls2-241-R2A-40a, one genomic window encodes:
- a CDS encoding GntR family transcriptional regulator, with protein sequence MVDPALVAEPARAYERLRTQILDLDRVPGARLTERGLETELGASRTPLRAALMRLESEGLVSRDGRNWQVSPIDLGEIARLSELRDAVETAAARLTCARASDADIAALATHLHGFDDRRTNDEAVRAGTDFHVRLAALSGNHFLADAVDSAMVRLARSRWLVVRSEEAWDEHREILELVAARESDEAAARIHEHIVGTHERLLSALDADARMLRGRGLAIVS encoded by the coding sequence CGAGCCTACGAACGCCTCCGCACCCAGATCCTCGACCTCGACCGGGTCCCCGGGGCCCGCCTCACGGAGCGCGGGCTGGAGACGGAGCTCGGCGCATCCCGGACTCCCCTGCGCGCCGCTCTGATGCGGCTCGAATCCGAAGGTCTCGTCTCGAGGGACGGCCGCAACTGGCAGGTCTCCCCCATCGACCTCGGCGAGATCGCGCGGCTCAGCGAGCTGCGGGATGCGGTCGAGACGGCCGCCGCACGGCTAACGTGCGCCCGCGCCTCGGACGCCGACATCGCCGCGCTCGCAACGCACCTCCACGGCTTCGACGACCGGCGCACGAACGACGAGGCCGTCCGCGCAGGGACGGATTTCCACGTCCGGCTCGCTGCACTCTCCGGCAACCACTTCCTCGCGGACGCCGTCGACTCCGCCATGGTGCGACTGGCGCGATCGCGCTGGCTCGTCGTCCGCAGCGAGGAGGCGTGGGACGAGCACCGCGAGATCCTCGAGCTGGTCGCGGCCCGTGAGTCGGACGAGGCCGCTGCGCGCATCCACGAGCACATCGTGGGTACACACGAGCGCCTGCTGTCGGCGTTGGATGCCGACGCACGAATGCTCCGCGGCCGCGGGCTGGCCATCGTCTCCTGA
- the rimM gene encoding ribosome maturation factor RimM (Essential for efficient processing of 16S rRNA), whose protein sequence is MADHKLPRKEVAPRPDQTELRVGRLTKAHGLKGALKIELYTDEPEKRFVPGAVFTLQVPTSSKWHGKTLELNELRWYNGHAVGFFAGVDDRTEAETLVKAILWVSQDVKELPDEDDAWYDHQLVGLDALRDGVSVGRVARVDHLPAQDLLAIATPAGEVLVPFVKAIVPEVDVTAGTVTLTPPAGLFEELPDDDPESADDSGSEDETTE, encoded by the coding sequence CCGGCCCGATCAGACCGAGCTGCGGGTGGGGCGCCTTACGAAGGCGCATGGCCTCAAGGGCGCGCTGAAGATCGAGCTGTACACGGACGAGCCGGAGAAGCGGTTCGTCCCGGGTGCGGTCTTCACCCTTCAGGTGCCGACGTCATCCAAGTGGCACGGCAAGACACTCGAGCTCAACGAGCTGCGCTGGTACAACGGTCACGCCGTCGGCTTCTTCGCCGGCGTCGATGACCGCACCGAGGCCGAGACGCTCGTCAAGGCCATCCTCTGGGTCAGCCAGGACGTCAAAGAGCTGCCCGACGAGGACGACGCCTGGTACGACCACCAGTTGGTGGGTCTGGATGCGCTCCGCGACGGCGTGTCCGTCGGGCGCGTTGCGCGCGTCGATCACCTGCCCGCGCAGGATCTGCTCGCGATCGCGACCCCGGCCGGCGAAGTGCTCGTCCCCTTCGTCAAGGCCATCGTCCCGGAGGTCGACGTGACGGCCGGAACGGTGACGCTGACGCCGCCCGCGGGCCTCTTCGAGGAGCTTCCGGACGACGATCCAGAGTCGGCTGACGACAGCGGCTCCGAAGACGAGACAACCGAATAA